A single Loxodonta africana isolate mLoxAfr1 chromosome 12, mLoxAfr1.hap2, whole genome shotgun sequence DNA region contains:
- the ZNF213 gene encoding zinc finger protein 213, with the protein MAAPLETQDQAPGEGDGLLIVKVEDSSWEQDSAQQEEGRYAESCRQRFRQFCYHDAAGPHEAFSQLWELCCRWLRPELRTKEQILELLVLEQFLSVLPGGVQGRVQERHPGSGEEAVSLVEDLQKQPGKARQQDVPSEEVKAEPAVQRAQAKGPPPKTGAQTQLPQEPPSHSDQLAPQLPTLSKEGSPRETMDICPASGVQGPVIFGDVPFYFSREEWESLDPAQRDLFWDIKRENSRNVALGLGLKSQSKRSGLEEVVMASPGQAGGDTSASWSPEEAEAWESENRLGVPLGQVGGARRGRPPTRLRRFRDVAAEKPHSCGQCGKRFRWGSDLARHERTHTGEKPHKCQACDKRFRSSSDLVRHQGVHTGQKPFSCSECGKSFSRSAYLADHQRIHTGEKPFCCSDCGKSFSLRSYLLDHRRVHTGERPFGCGECDKSFKQRAHLIAHQSLHAKMAQPVG; encoded by the exons ATGGCAGCCCCTCTGGAGACCCAGGACCAGGCCCCTGGGGAGGGAGATGGGCTTCTGATTGTGAAGGTGGAAGATTCCTCCTGGGAGCAGGACTCTGCCCAGCAAGAGGAGGGGAGGTATGCTGAGTCTTGCCGCCAGCGCTTCCGGCAGTTCTGCTACCATGATGCAGCTGGGCCCCACGAGGCCTTCAGCCAGCTCTGGGAGCTGTGCTGCCGCTGGCTTCGGCCCGAGCTGCGCACCAAGGAGCAGATCCTGGAGCTGCTGGTGCTGGAGCAGTTTCTGAGCGTGCTGCCCGGTGGCGTCCAGGGCCGGGTGCAGGAGCGCCACCCAGGGAGTGGCGAGGAGGCGGTTTCCTTGGTGGAGGACCTGCAGAAGCAGCCAGGGAAAGCCAGGCAGCAG GATGTGCCCTCAGAGGAGGTGAAAGCTGAGCCCGCAGTCCAGAGAGCCCAGGCCAAGGGGCCTCCCCCAAAGACAGGGGCACAAACCCAGCTGCCCCAGGAGCCGCCCAGCCACAGTG ACCAGCTTGCCCCCCAGCTCCCTACCCTTTCTAAAGAGGGGAGTCCCAGAGAGACCATGGACATCTGCCCTGCCTCGGGGGTCCAA GGACCTGTGATATTTGGGGATGTTCCCTTCTACTTCTCCCGGGAAGAATGGGAGTCCCTGGACCCTGCTCAGAGGGATCTTTTTTGGGACATAAAGCGGGAAAACTCACGGAATGTTGCTCTAG GTTTGGGGCTCAAAAGCCAGAGCAAGCGATCGGGGCTGGAAGAGGTGGTAATGGCGTCACCCGGCCAGGCTGGTGGTGACACGTCTGCATCCTGGAGCCCTGAGGAGGCTGAGGCCTGGGAGAGCGAGAACCGTCTGGGGGTACCGCTGGGTCAGGTGGGGGGGGCACGGCGGGGTCGGCCACCCACGCGCCTGCGGCGGTTCCGGGACGTGGCGGCCGAGAAGCCGCATAGCTGCGGGCAGTGCGGCAAGCGTTTCCGCTGGGGCTCAGACCTGGCGCGGCACGAGCGCACACACACAGGTGAGAAACCCCACAAGTGCCAGGCGTGTGACAAGCGCTTCCGCAGCTCCTCCGACCTGGTGCGCCACCAGGGCGTGCACACGGGCCAGAAGCCCTTCTCCTGCTCCGAGTGCGGCAAGAGCTTCAGCCGCAGCGCCTACCTGGCCGACCACCAGCGCATCCACACGGGTGAGAAGCCCTTCTGCTGCAGCGACTGCGGCAAGAGCTTCTCGCTACGCTCCTACCTGCTGGACCACCGGCGTGTGCATACTGGCGAGCGGCCATTTGGCTGCGGGGAGTGTGACAAGAGCTTTAAGCAGCGTGCCCACCTCATCGCCCACCAGAGCCTGCACGCCAAGATGGCCCAGCCTGTGGGGTGA
- the LOC135232959 gene encoding caspase-14-like gives MLRSPGMPVATVAALEGIFQALGFESLGQREAPVQGFLEELARFQEQLDAHGGPIGCALVAVVAPRGQLRWSQKLAWEMSRCRALQGCPKLFLLLSSSPGGEWAG, from the exons ATGCTCAGGAGTCCGGGGATGCCGGTTGCCACCGTCGCTGCCCTGGAGGGCATATTCCAGGCCCTGGGCTTTGAGAGTCTTGGGCAAAGAGAGGCCCCCGTTCAG ggcttcctggaggagctgGCTCGGTTCCAGGAGCAGCTGGATGCCCACGGGGGCCCCATAGGCTGTGCCCTAGTGGCCGTGGTGGCTCCCCGTGGGCAACTGAGGTGGTCCCAGAAGCTGGCCTGGGAGATGAGTCGCTGCAGGGCCCTGCAGGGTTGCCCCAAGCTCTTCCTGCTGCTCTCAAGTTCTCCGGGGGGTGAGTGGGCTGGGTAG